In Aliarcobacter faecis, the genomic stretch TTGAAATTGAAAAAATAGAAAATTAAAAGGTGTACTATGATTCACCTGCTATCAAAAAATTATATTATAGATTTTGAAATAAGTTTCCATTTTTTAAAAATTTTCTTCACCAAATATTTTAAAAAAATTAAAAATAAATTTTAGTAAAGAAATCCAAAAAGCCAAAGTGGTATTTTATTATTAAATCCAATTTCTACATCATCATTTACAACATAACCATTTTTATTTCCTTTTAGTTGAGATGCATCTTTTGATGCACCTCCTATTTCAAATACATAATTATCATTTATAATAAAATCACCTTTGTCATGATAGTGTACTTGATTATGAAGTACAAGTTGAGATACAAAAAAACTCTCTCTAATAGATCCTATATCACCATTTCCACAAGCAACTACGAAAAGATTTGGATTATCTAAAAGAAGTTTATCTGGTTTATTAATAGCTCTCATTCCTTCACCTGCTCTTACAATATGTATTAAACTTCCAGCATCCATTCTTTCTAAATATTTTTGTAAAGTTGGCCATGATGTTCCAACTGCTGTGCTTAGTTTTGAGATATTTAATTCATAAGGTTTTGTACTGCAAAGCATATAAATAATCTTTTTTAATTTATCTAGTTTTGAAGGTTCTATATTATATATTCCACATAAATCTGAGTCAATTGTAAGATTTATTACTTCTAAAAGTTTCATAGAATAATCGCTTAGCGATTCTTTATAAAATGGATAACATCCATATTTCAAATAGTTGTTAAATTGTTCAAGTGGTCTTATTTTTTTTAAAATTTCAAAAGTAATATCTTCATGATTTTTTAAAATATCTTCTAACAAATAACTTTGAAAAGTCTCATTAGTCTGTAACTCACAAAATTCTCTTAAAGATAAAACTCCTAAAGTATGAATAACTGCTCTTCTTGATAAATCAGCAAGTGAGTTTTCAATTTGTAAGG encodes the following:
- a CDS encoding ATP-binding protein, which codes for MDLATLQKISTQILSREVPSYKRYLYSKIDFNSKLIGIKGARGAGKSTILLQYAKSLNYPISKLLYVSCDHPAMSGVSLYDIAEAFYARGGKLFIIDEIHKNENFSKDLKAIYDVFDLQVLFSGSSALQIENSLADLSRRAVIHTLGVLSLREFCELQTNETFQSYLLEDILKNHEDITFEILKKIRPLEQFNNYLKYGCYPFYKESLSDYSMKLLEVINLTIDSDLCGIYNIEPSKLDKLKKIIYMLCSTKPYELNISKLSTAVGTSWPTLQKYLERMDAGSLIHIVRAGEGMRAINKPDKLLLDNPNLFVVACGNGDIGSIRESFFVSQLVLHNQVHYHDKGDFIINDNYVFEIGGASKDASQLKGNKNGYVVNDDVEIGFNNKIPLWLFGFLY